The Brassica oleracea var. oleracea cultivar TO1000 chromosome C6, BOL, whole genome shotgun sequence genome includes a region encoding these proteins:
- the LOC106297702 gene encoding glucan endo-1,3-beta-glucosidase 13-like, translated as MKILKCDLLLIVIAVTVVVLMAPPTISAAKVGVTYSTPDFSSGSVEASPKRIVAKIVSMEIEAVRLVDPNPEMIRAFASTKISLFLSVPNPLVPMLASDRLQAFEWVKLHVLPFHNRTKISMISVGDDVVSSSWPDAPPPLFLLRAIRNVRRSLVHLGIHKVSVSTTFSFLSIIPSAFPPSLARFRNPNGDVIIKPILEFLEKTKSSFLVNLYPYNIDSSIHKGFAFFEDPFSYVDDSSIIQVRYGNLFDVMVDAVVRSLAVMGHENLPVVVGETGWPSWSSNSSEVYATPKCSQRFLNALVDHLRAGKGTPLRKEGVSEVYIFELCDNESKQQSKRTWGLLDYHLKK; from the coding sequence ATGAAGATTCTCAAGTGCGATCTCTTACTGATTGTTATCGCTGTAACGGTGGTGGTACTGATGGCGCCGCCGACGATCTCCGCCGCGAAGGTCGGAGTAACCTACTCCACTCCCGACTTCAGCTCTGGATCCGTCGAAGCTTCTCCAAAAAGAATCGTAGCAAAGATCGTTTCTATGGAGATCGAGGCGGTGAGGCTTGTCGATCCCAACCCGGAGATGATTCGCGCCTTCGCCTCCACGAAGATATCTCTGTTCCTCTCTGTTCCCAATCCACTGGTTCCGATGCTGGCTTCAGATCGTTTGCAAGCGTTCGAGTGGGTAAAGCTCCATGTCCTTCCCTTCCACAATCGCACAAAGATCTCCATGATATCCGTCGGAGACGACGTGGTTTCCTCGAGTTGGCCGGACGCTCCGCCGCCTCTGTTTCTCCTCCGGGCAATCCGAAACGTCCGTAGATCTCTTGTGCATCTGGGAATCCACAAGGTTTCTGTATCTACGACGTTTTCATTCCTCAGCATCATCCCATCGGCTTTCCCTCCTTCGTTGGCGCGTTTCCGGAACCCTAACGGAGACGTGATCATCAAGCCGATTCTGGAGTTTCTGGAGAAAACTAAATCTTCCTTCTTGGTGAACCTATACCCATACAACATAGACTCCTCAATTCACAAGGGGTTTGCCTTTTTCGAAGATCCGTTCAGCTACGTCGACGATTCTTCCATCATCCAAGTTCGCTATGGTAACCTATTCGATGTGATGGTGGACGCGGTGGTGAGGTCTCTGGCAGTCATGGGTCACGAGAACCTTCCGGTGGTGGTGGGGGAGACGGGTTGGCCGAGCTGGTCCTCGAACTCAAGTGAGGTTTATGCTACACCAAAGTGCAGTCAGAGATTCCTAAATGCTCTTGTTGATCATTTGAGAGCTGGAAAGGGAACTCCTTTGAGGAAAGAAGGCGTTTCAGAGGTTTATATATTTGAACTCTGCGACAACGAATCCAAGCAACAAAGCAAAAGGACATGGGGTCTTCTCGACTATCATCTCAAAAAATGA